A window of the Capricornis sumatraensis isolate serow.1 chromosome 9, serow.2, whole genome shotgun sequence genome harbors these coding sequences:
- the SPINK13 gene encoding serine protease inhibitor Kazal-type 13 has translation MTAFPCMIIFFLESSTLAHIVFSELFKPHDYSEWPEPPCKIYYPLDPLYDADCPEVTAYVCGTNGLTYKNECFLCVDQWEFGPHIKFEKYGKCD, from the exons ATGACTGCCTTTCCCTGTATGATCATATTTTTCCTGGAATCCTCCACTTTGGCACATATTGTTTTTTCAG AACTCTTCAAACCACATGATTACTCTGAATGGCCTGag CCCCCGTGTAAAATATATTACCCACTGGATCCTCTTTACGATGCAGACTGTCCTGAAGTGACAGCATATGTTTGTGGGACAAATGGCCTCACTTACAAGAATGAGTGTTTCCTTTGTGTTGATCAGTG ggaATTTGGTCCTCATATTAAATTTGAAAAGTATGGAAAATGTGATTAA